Proteins encoded together in one Acanthopagrus latus isolate v.2019 chromosome 19, fAcaLat1.1, whole genome shotgun sequence window:
- the LOC119008492 gene encoding uncharacterized protein LOC119008492 isoform X1 has translation MPAPKRGSSPHDPQPKMRKLDEDGEALPSKTAPADIKKSPKTGHSREKTAAPRTKKKLSSSAEGGNIPAKSSNQSSPPKDSSIIISDPPVKKAKLLIATSASCGEAPSQIANSKASLKRTASTESDDELSSDDSKRDLFRERADGDKARCIRQYSNKVKAKRRAEESPSDPQEKSQGSPSAPSDTIQMDHNYGRFSDSSSASDANQDENRESEQDREEISVTAAQAESKETVASATRSTTSSSEFECAADGRKLEELENVEPQKLLKNEASCRETIDSVTATATDKSCIASEVGEKENDVAESVKIQKDVDNKTQASSVAPLCLSTREANPGCEGEAQADDRTDSDHRRQTDVSSESKVNTETVCEEIKLDMKSKSMEGERTAQGVAEAATVSAVHGDVGMEDNAPSNKTNSAPEAILVGGSNPETEENLATPESVGSAETQTDLSFKIQVTFKEESKRECLQDRVSHEVPDRITSDGVNKIARKSEEKLEESERKESPSTQAVAVADPGTLAELQLRREVTTDGCAEITMVDYVPVREQSQSEVSSSCVAVSEGQIDMQTKGTSEQQTDSTPQGDLQNQGNHKVNDCTSETPVEVKEKMNLDCASAPNSQIKMGNQTPSKQEMSNQATIVELQNQKSQEVCEPVTDISSHNEDRVVNSENDDEVKFERTGAPESRMEMEMEMQTTLHTTVEVQSQNRQEVSELTTDISTHSCPDIKTEKSEMTENKDMADFGRQTTVTPEISHPMSTDISDNTQEHLVANGQSSKDEGRVEEDMQTAVTSEDISNVVPSVKTEVLKRQEVTDPATDISENVQEALMSQLPERNGNDVKVITECINATEDQSEINLQTTAMSEEISAPAQTERGQEFSELTAEVQQEFIVAKTEMEENKDEVIAESVAATEDQIEMNAHAAAKPEEISDPPATAEIQSPGSSEVSELGTEAQKCPVSCESREDEDKLECVGAPEAQINVETTAKPEEICNAAPTTEQQNQSTREVDEPPIALSNEFPKPLPMAHSETKDSEHMQTEPSAKHIEADMDVISGSIERVGPALEEETGRETINEVKGEAAIISSDEADKTVSDAEGHKEGTGDSEVIVFVCGQPDDTDVVIHASEEQIKTVNQAEVEVHENQVVYEPISSPESNDGREISSASEHHGTVSLLDIQNSDTQQMEGDSSTNNEENRDIRTQELENAGKEQICVSDMEVRTVSMPESCVSAQLEQSNVSVDVKQVAVISSSDDFSVPDGQLVDPMGESERNGYPDSIGATEFSEQVREGTGPHEDADVTVTTTTATTKVEIPDSTSEEFVILTPVPQSEIHFDIVTQAAAESGLSVSLPEQVSPDSAQAGEVENERILNGSRQTVFTEAEVQQCETSVKVKDATVTNSSEVSDQETRIETELSTEEGVEVAGNSDHCQQPSGDMMIIQTSETETTNSDAQVTNEDSNVLVIENADAALDLQEVQILEDIEIGREIVVAEEDNEEDSDITIIEKTQETPTAVPSKTSEEKLSEKKDDSCGTNLNQNSTAEKSGDDKKVQEADKPKKQEMNTQARTKARLAALAEQKAAASKRSANRQQLNLLALCQEIAEDIATDSNLLKRIEEEKQAAAAAAAAAAAVAAAEVAAKSEASKKESAPVNTQDSDTVNVATPAGPEECSASVCPAEVESTSQPSTTDSAEAKPAGETPKRRFFISQVSVPLKAHEKKKLTRYQRLRQVELQREKMSWARMKKLKSDQANQMISDMDWQAPLSAFPSFSVTPQPAASPSKSPLPSPASTSKPATPKAEVPHVDTPNAEPAKTEPSKTEPTIPEPVKTEPTKPEPAKTETPKTGPPTTETRKSSRLIKAQTPEQTPSPGPAPKVTRSAAKRTLPAVPPPMPNGLKAQKQKPVEYKPYRPRPKFTFDDFELDDDPVPVAPVRPSPQARPVQPAGPNAQSNPTAPSKPAAQSRPTVSSQLSNQARLKAQTTPGGQISGQSKSAAATTLQSKATAAAAASPRAVPSAKAPLKPPVLTQSRTVSPAPGQSKPAASASPQLKPAASGGAAQLKQSTSTTSQPSGSTKSAAPVGSTPQNTPNPSSPEDIKCKATAGPLPSAPTSSPPPEKDLKVSDGTQQGEEKPAATDVALSPGNKTETVKTAEKTSDKSCQDRAAKPQDGGTPLSDACLQKEIKKLKEADKDGTQTIIDAGQKHFGAVACSVCGMLYSAANPEDESQHLLFHNQFISAVKYVGWKKERILGEYPDGKIILVLPDDPKYALKKVEEIREVVDSDLGFQQVETKCPSKTKTFLFISNDKKVGGCLIAEHIQEGYRVIEEPTPEGSEGEKVMFERQRAWCCSTTAEPAICGISRIWVVSMMRRQGIASRLLECLRNNFVYGSYLSKDEIAFSDPTPDGKLFATHYFGTSQFLVYNFVSGTHLTQPKTDAV, from the exons ATGCCAGCCCCAAAGAGAGGGTCATCTCCTCACGATCCTCAGCCCAAGATGAGGAAGTTGGACGAGGACGGGGAGGCTCTGCCATCCAAAACTGCACCAGCTGACATCAAGAAGTCCCCCAAAACAGGACATTCACGGGAAAAGACAGCAGCCCCACGGACTAAGAAAAAACTGTCCAGCTCAGCGGAAGGGGGAAATATACCAGCCAAGTCATCCAACCAGAGTTCTCCTCCCAAGGATTCCAGCATAATCATCTCAGACCCTCCTGTCAAAAAAGCCAAGCTCCTGATAGCCACAAGTGCCTCCTGCGGAGAAGCTCCCTCGCAGATAGCTAACTCCAAAGCTTCCCTGAAGCGAACAGCCTCCACAGAGTCCGACGACGAGCTGAGCAGTGACGATAGTAAGAGGGACCTCTTTAGAGAAAGGGCTGATGGCGACAAGGCCCGCTGCATCAGACAGTATTCAAATAAAGTCAAAGCTAAACGCAGGGCTGAAGAGTCCCCCTCTGACCCACAGGAGAAAAGCCAAGGGTCGCCATCTGCACCTTCAGACACCATTCAGATGGACCATAATTACGGCAGATTTTCAGATTCGTCAAGTGCGAGTGATGCTAATCAGGACGAGAACAGGGAATCTGaacaagacagagaagaaaTTTCAGTGACTGCAGCACAAGCAGAGTCAAAGGAAACTGTGGCCTCTGCAACACGGAGTACAACATCTAGCAGTGAATTTGAATGTGCAGCCGACGGACGTAAACTTGAGGAATTGGAAAATGTTGAACCCCAAAAGCTCCTGAAAAATGAAGCATCGTGTAGGGAAACAATAGACTCTGTCACTGCAACAGCTACAGATAAGAGTTGCATCGCATCTGAGGTAGGCGAAAAAGAAAATGACGTTGCAGAGTCTGTTAAAATCCAAAAGGATGTAGATAATAAGACACAAGCGTCTTCAGTGGCACCGCTATGTTTGAGTACCAGAGAGGCAAATCCAGGCTGTGAAGGTGAAGCGCAGGCAGATGACAGGACAGACTCGGATCATAGAAGGCAGACAGATGTGAGCAGTGAAAGTAAGGTGAACACAGAGACTGTTTGTGAGGAGATAAAGCTTgatatgaaaagtaaaagtatggAAGGAGAGCGTACAGCACAGGGAGTGGCCGAAGCTGCCACTGTCTCTGCGGTTCATGGTGATGTTGGTATGGAAGATAATGCTCCGTCAAATAAAACCAACTCCGCACCAGAAGCGATCCTGGTAGGAGGCAGTAATCCAGAGACTGAGGAAAATCTAGCAACGCCAGAGTCTGTTGGCAGTGCAGAGACTCAAACAGACCTCAGTTTCAAAATTCAAGTCACTTTTAAAGAGGAGTCAAAACGCGAGTGCCTGCAGGACCGAGTGAGCCACGAAGTGCCAGATAGAATTACAAGCGACGGTGTGAACAAAATAGCCAGAAAGTCGGAAGAAAAGCTGGaagaaagtgaaaggaaagAGTCCCCGTCGACTCAGGCTGTTGCTGTGGCTGATCCCGGGACTTTAGCCGAGCTGCAGCTGAGACGAGAGGTGACGACTGACGGCTGTGCCGAAATAACGATGGTAGATTATGTGCCTGTTCGGGAGCAATCTCAGAGCGAGGTGTCCTCCAGTTGTGTCGCAGTCTCCGAGGGTCAGATCGACATGCAGACGAAGGGAACATCCGAGCAGCAGACTGACTCAACACCTCAGGGGGATTTACAAAACCAAGGGAACCACAAAGTCAATGACTGCACTTCAGAAACACCTGTTGAAGTCAAAGAGAAGATGAACCTTGACTGTGCCAGCGCACCAAATAGTCAAATCAAAATGGGCAATCAGACTCCATCCAAGCAGGAGATGTCTAATCAAGCCACTATAGTGGAATTACAAAACCAAAAGAGCCAGGAAGTATGTGAACCTGTTACGGACATATCTTCACATAATGAGGATCGTGTGGTAAATTCTGAAAATGACGATGAGGTGAAGTTTGAACGCACCGGTGCCCCTGAGAGTCggatggaaatggaaatggaaatgcagACAACTCTGCACACTACAGTGGAAGTACAAAGccagaacagacaggaagtcagcgaACTCACCACAGACATATCCACTCACAGTTGTCCAGATATTAAGACCGAAAAGTCTGAAATGACGGAAAATAAAGACATGGCGGACTTTGGGAGGCAGACTACAGTGACACCAGAAATATCTCATCCTATGTCTACAGACATATCTGATAACACACAGGAACATCTAGTTGCAAATGGTCAGAGCAGCAAAGATGAGGGCAGGGTTGAAGAAGACATGCAGACCGCAGTGACATCAGAGGACATTTCTAATGTAGTACCTTCAGTGAAAACTGAGGTCCTAAAGAGACAAGAGGTCACTGACCCTGCGACAGACATATCTGAGAACGTTCAAGAAGCTCTAATGAGTCAGCTTCCTGAAAGGAACGGAAATGATGTCAAGGTTATCACAGAATGCATCAATGCAACTGAGGATCAAAGTGAAATTAATTTGCAGACGACAGCAATGTCAGAGGAGATTTCCGCTCCAGCACAAACCGAGAGAGGTCAGGAGTTCAGTGAACTCACTGCAGAAGTTCAACAGGAATTTATTGTTGCCAAAACTGAGATGGAGGAGAACAAGGACGAGGTTATCGCAGAGAGTGTGGCTGCAACTGAGGATCAAATCGAAATGAATGCGCACGCAGCAGCAAAACCAGAGGAGATTTCTGATCCACCAGCCACAGCGGAAATACAAAGCCCGGGGAGCTCGGAGGTCAGTGAACTCGGCACAGAAGCTCAAAAATGCCCGGTGAGCTGTGAGAGTAGAGAAGATGAAGACAAGCTTGAATGTGTTGGTGCTCCAGAGGCTCAAATAAATGTGGAAACTACTGCAAAGCCAGAGGAGATTTGTAACGCAGCACCCACTACAGAGCAGCAAAACCAGAGCACGAGGGAAGTCGATGAACCCCCTATTGCCTTGTCAAATGAATTTCCAAAACCTCTTCCGATGGCTCATTCTGAGACCAAGGATAGCGAACACATGCAGACGGAGCCTAGTGCCAAGCATATCGAAGCAGATATGGATGTAATAAGTGGATCAATAGAGAGGGTGGGCCCTGCGTTAGAAGAGGAAACTGGGAGAGAGACGATTAATGAGGTCAAAGGAGAGGCTGCAATCATTTCCTCTGATGAAGCTGACAAAACTGTCAGTGATgctgaaggacacaaagaagGAACTGGAGACAGTgaagtcattgtttttgtttgcggCCAACCAGATGACACTGATGTTGTAATTCACGCGTCAGAAGAGCAGATCAAGACAGTCAATCAGGCAGAGGTTGAGGTTCATGAAAACCAGGTAGTGTACGAGCCCATCAGCAGCCCAGAGAGTAATGACGGTAGAGAGATTTCTTCAGCGTCAGAGCATCATGGGACTGTGTCTTTATTGGACATCCAGAATTCAGACACCCAGCAGATGGAAGGAGACTCATCtacaaataatgaagaaaacagagacattcGTACCCAGGAGCTTGAAAATGCGGGAAAGGAACAAATTTGTGTCTCTGATATGGAAGTACGAACCGTCAGCATGCCAGAGAGTTGTGTCTCCGCACAGTTGGAGCAGAGTAACGTGAGTGTGGATGTGAAACAAGTTGCAGTGATCAGCTCTAGCGATGACTTCAGCGTGCCAGATGGCCAGTTGGTGGATCCAAtgggagagagtgaaagaaatgGGTACCCAGACAGCATCGGTGCCACAGAATTCTCTGAACAGGTGCGAGAAGGCACCGGGCCTCACGAGGATGCAGACGTCACTGTGACAACAACTACGGCCACCACTAAAGTCGAAATACCGGATAGCACGTCTGAGGAGTTTGTGATCTTGACACCAGTCCCGCAGAGTGAAATTCACTTTGATATTGTCACgcaggcagcagcagaatcaGGGCTGTCGGTCTCGCTTCCAGAGCAGGTGAGTCCAGACAGTGCACAGGCGGGTGAAGTGGAAAATGAAAGGATTTTAAATGGCTCCCGACAAACCGTCTTCACTGAGGCAGAAGTGCAGCAATGTGAAACAAGTGTCAAGGTCAAAGACGCCACGGTGACCAATTCAAGTGAGGTATCAGATCAGGAGACTAGGATTGAGACTGAACTTTCAACTGAGGAGGGTGTTGAAGTTGCTGGAAATTCTGATCATTGCCAGCAACCTTCAGGTGACATGATGATCATTCAAACCTCAGAAACTGAAACGACAAACTCTGATGCTCAAGTCACAAATGAAGACTCTAATGTACTTGTGATAGAAAACGCTGATGCTGCTTTGGACCTGCAAGAAGTGCAGATTCTGGAGGACATAGAGATCGGCCGTGAGATCGTAGTGGCAGAGGAAGACAATGAGGAAGATAGTGACATCACAATAATCGAAAAAACCCAGGAAACACCGACGGCAGTCCCCTCTAAAACATCTGAGGAAAAGCTCAGTGAGAAAAAAGATGACTCCTGTGGAACCAACTTGAATCAAAACAGCACAGCTGAAAAGTCCGGAGATGATAAAAAGGTTCAGGAAGCAGATAAACCCAAGAAACAAGAGATGAACACGCAGGCCAGAACCAAAGCCCGCCTGGCAGCGCTCGCTGAGCAAAAGGCTGCAGCATCTAAGAGATCAGcgaacagacagcagctgaaccTCTTAGCCCTCTGTCAGGAAATCGCAGAGGACATTGCCACAGACAGCAATCTGTTGAAGAGGATCGAGGAAGAGAAgcaggcggcggcggcggctgcagcagcagcagcggcggttGCGGCAGCAGAAGTGGCAGCCAAAAGTGAAGCCAGCAAGAAGGAAAGTGCTCCTGTTAACACGCAGGATTCAGACACGGTTAATGTTGCGACACCTGCTGGACCCGAAGAGTGCTCAGCTTCGGTGTGCCCTGCCGAGGTGGAATCTACTTCCCAGCCCTCGACGACTGATTCTGCTGAGGCTAAGCCTGCTGGAGAGACTCCAAAGAGGCGTTTCTTCATCTCACAGGTCTCGGTGCCACTGAAAGCCCACGAGAAAAAGAAGCTAACCAGATATCAAAGATTAAGACAGgttgagctgcagagagagaaaatgtcttgGGCGCGcatgaagaagctgaaatcTGACCAAGCAAATCAGATGATTTCTGACATGGACTGGCAGGCTCCCTTGTCTGCATTTCCTTCATTTTCAGTGACTCCTCAGCCTGCAGCCAGTCCATCTAAATCCCCTCTCCCAAGTCCCGCCTCAACTAGCAAGCCAGCAACACCAAAAGCAGAAGTTCCACATGTTGACACTCCTAACGCTGAACCCGCTAAAACCGAACCCTCCAAAACTGAACCCACTATACCTGAGCCTGTCAAAACTGAACCCACTAAACCTGAACCTGCCAAAACTGAAACCCCTAAAACTGGGCCTCCAACTACCGAAACCCGTAAATCTTCAAGGCTAATCAAGGCTCAAACTCCTGAACAGACCCCTTCTCCGGGGCCTGCCCCAAAAGTGACCAGATCAGCAGCCAAGAGGACCCTCCCAGCAGTACCCCCTCCCATGCCCAACGGACTTAAAGCTCAAAAACAGAAGCCTGTAGAGTACAAGCCATACAGACCCAGGCCCAAGTTCACCTTTGACGACTTTGAACTCGATGATGACCCTGTACCAGTTGCTCCAGTCAGGCCCAGCCCTCAGGCGAGGCCCGTGCAGCCAGCAGGACCCAACGCTCAGTCAAACCCCACAGCACCATCTAAGCCCGCGGCTCAGTCAAGACCAACAGTTTCATCACAACTTTCCAACCAGGCGAGACTCAAAGCTCAAACAACGCCCGGTGGACAGATCTCAGGTCAGTCAAagtctgctgctgcaacaacacTCCAGTCAAAAGCCACAGCTGCCGCCGCAGCCTCTCCGAGAGCTGTTCCTTCAGCTAAGGCTCCGTTAAAGCCTCCTGTTTTGACTCAGTCGAGAACAGTTTCTCCAGCTCCAGGTCAGTCCAAGCCTGCTGCCTCTGCTTCACCTCAGCTGAAGCCCGCTGCTAGTGGAGGTGCAGCGCAGCTCAAGCAGTCTACTTCAACAACATCTCAGCCCAGTGGTTCAACCAAATCTGCTGCTCCTGTTGGTTCAACACCTCAGAACACCCCAAATCCCTCCTCACCAGAAGACATCAAGTGCAAG GCTACAGCTGGTCCTCTGCCATCAGCTCccacctcttctcctccccctgaAAAGGATTTGAAAGTGTCTGATGGCACTCAGCAGGGTGAAGAAAAGCCTGCAG CCACTGATGTTGCTCTGTCTCCAGGGAATAAGACAGaaacagtgaagacagctgAGAAGACGTCAGATAAATCTTGTCAAGA CAGAGCGGCGAAGCCACAAGATGGCGGGACACCTCTCTCTGATGCTTGTCTGCAGAAAGAAATCAAGAAGCTAAAGGAGGCTGACAAAGATGGCACCCAAACCATTATT GATGCAGGACAGAAGCATTTCGGAGCAGtagcctgcagtgtgtgtgggaTGCTCTACTCTGCTGCCAACCCTGAAGACGAGTCTCAACATTTACTCTTCCACAACCAGTTCATCAGCGCCGTCAAATACGTG ggatggaagaaagagaggatTCTGGGAGAGTATCCTGACGGCAAGATCATTCTCGTCCTCCCAGATGATCCCAAATATGCTCTGAAGAAG GTTGAGGAGATCAGGGAGGTGGTGGACAGTGACCTCGGCTTCCAGCAGGTGGAGACCAAGTGTCCCTCTAAGACCAAGaccttcctcttcatctccaaCGACAAGAAAGTGGGTGGATGCCTTATAGCAGAGCACATACAAGAG GGGTACAGGGTGATTGAGGAGCCAACACCGGAGGgctcagagggagagaaggtgATGTTTGAACGTCAGAGAGCTTGGTGCTGCTCCACAACAGCGGAGCCGGCCATCTGTGGCATCAGCCGCATCTGGGTCGTCAGCATGATGAGACGCCAGGGCATCGCATCACGTCTGCTCGAGTGCCTCAG GAACAACTTTGTATACGGTTCATATCTGAGTAAAGACGAGATCGCTTTCTCCGACCCGACCCCTGATGGAAAGCTCTTTGCCACACATTATTTTGGCACTTCTCAGTTTTTGGTTTATAACTTTGTGAGCGGAACACATTTGACCCAGCCCAAAACTGATGCAGTATGA